The Candidatus Delongbacteria bacterium genome has a segment encoding these proteins:
- a CDS encoding polysaccharide biosynthesis tyrosine autokinase, whose amino-acid sequence MKSSRQSHGAVSPDEDASQIDLGEIYRILYAGRWFVLGALLAGLLVALLINSRMTYVYRAQATAMVVSNSPWEAGLSLDGTGSVASFSVADQLRILESRRLARDVVQVVRDGAYADRLGVLGYPNRPKAYSEDEAIGWLLERLSVKQVQNSNVVAISVEAATGFEAAYLANTVAERFYRQNQEFSRAEYNELATFLKDQLDQVTLRLQTAESSLTTFKEGSRLSALDVETATIVQQSANAQTELSRINLELQSNEVSLENLRRQYSQGQSSLVDDVENLSTATIEQLSKEIADKQTQIANIRARAEAGWENYVTRLEDELRKVKTAMKEETNKLSASEMKSSDPLGTMQQIYERIIDLDVENLALRAAREAQGKVVADFEVRLGQLPEAGREYVRFTRDVEINEKLYRLLMEKYQENQAVAAGMIGNVRLLDSAEVPGQPIRPDKRLNLVLGLLLGLLLGVGISFIYHLFDTRIVTPEDLRRAGLQMLGAVPTINVRRLERALRHKAGHDLREEDVWKIKRKLITHFSPKSPISEAYRSLRTTLLMRLEQEKRGPQAGSGLAPAIIVTSSTTQEGKSLTSANLAVTLAQTGRRTLVIDADMRRPTAHKNFGLERNIGLSGLLSGNQAAAGTVSDTDIENLYVLSAGPIPPNPAELLASDAMVRLVEWARREYDFVVIDTPPVVPVTDPTILSRLVDAVILVVRSNSSHRRELTEALNRLESSEGAVLGAVLNDYDLKRVYGSYYYYYHYYNRYYYYGDQKRGSRKEVPGARRRRSKVPV is encoded by the coding sequence TTGAAATCCTCCCGCCAATCCCACGGTGCCGTGTCCCCGGATGAGGACGCGAGCCAGATCGACCTGGGCGAGATCTACCGCATCCTCTACGCGGGCCGCTGGTTCGTGCTGGGCGCCCTGCTGGCCGGACTGCTGGTCGCCCTGCTGATCAACTCGCGCATGACCTACGTCTATCGCGCCCAGGCCACGGCCATGGTGGTCTCCAACAGTCCCTGGGAAGCCGGCCTGTCGCTGGACGGAACGGGCTCGGTGGCCAGTTTCAGCGTGGCCGACCAGCTGCGCATTTTGGAGAGCCGGCGTCTGGCCCGGGACGTGGTCCAGGTGGTGCGCGACGGCGCCTACGCGGACCGGCTGGGCGTGCTGGGCTACCCGAACCGCCCCAAGGCCTACTCCGAGGACGAAGCCATCGGCTGGCTGCTGGAGCGGCTCAGCGTCAAGCAGGTGCAGAACTCCAACGTGGTGGCGATCAGCGTGGAGGCCGCCACGGGGTTCGAGGCCGCCTATCTGGCCAACACCGTCGCCGAGCGCTTCTACCGGCAGAACCAGGAGTTCAGCCGGGCCGAGTACAACGAGCTGGCCACCTTCCTCAAGGATCAGTTGGACCAGGTCACCCTGCGCCTGCAGACGGCGGAGAGCTCGCTGACCACCTTCAAGGAAGGTTCGCGCCTCTCGGCCCTGGATGTGGAGACTGCCACCATCGTCCAGCAGAGCGCCAACGCCCAGACCGAGCTCAGCCGGATCAACCTGGAACTGCAGTCCAACGAGGTCTCGCTGGAAAATCTGCGCCGCCAGTACAGCCAGGGCCAGAGCAGCCTGGTGGACGACGTGGAGAATCTCTCCACGGCCACCATCGAGCAGTTGAGCAAGGAGATCGCGGACAAGCAGACGCAGATCGCCAACATCCGCGCCCGGGCCGAGGCGGGCTGGGAGAACTACGTCACGCGCCTGGAAGACGAGCTGCGCAAGGTCAAGACCGCCATGAAGGAGGAGACCAACAAACTCTCCGCCAGCGAGATGAAGAGCTCGGACCCCCTGGGCACCATGCAACAGATCTACGAGCGGATTATCGACCTGGACGTGGAGAACCTGGCGCTGCGGGCCGCCCGCGAGGCCCAGGGCAAGGTGGTGGCGGATTTCGAGGTGCGGCTGGGGCAGCTGCCCGAGGCCGGGCGCGAGTACGTGCGCTTCACGCGCGACGTGGAGATCAACGAGAAGCTCTACCGCCTGCTGATGGAGAAGTACCAGGAGAACCAGGCCGTGGCCGCCGGGATGATCGGCAACGTGCGCCTGCTGGATTCGGCCGAGGTGCCCGGCCAGCCCATCCGCCCGGACAAGCGCCTGAACCTGGTGCTGGGCCTGTTGCTGGGCCTGCTGCTCGGCGTGGGCATCAGTTTCATCTACCACCTGTTCGACACGCGCATCGTGACGCCGGAGGACCTGCGCCGGGCGGGCCTGCAGATGCTGGGGGCCGTGCCCACCATCAACGTGCGGCGCCTGGAGCGCGCCCTGCGCCACAAGGCCGGGCACGACCTGCGCGAAGAGGACGTCTGGAAGATCAAGCGCAAACTGATCACCCACTTCAGTCCCAAGTCGCCCATCAGCGAGGCCTACCGCTCCCTGCGCACCACGCTGTTGATGCGCCTGGAGCAGGAGAAGCGCGGGCCCCAGGCGGGCAGCGGGCTGGCGCCGGCGATCATCGTCACCTCCAGCACGACCCAGGAGGGCAAGAGCCTCACCAGCGCCAACCTGGCCGTCACCCTGGCCCAGACGGGGCGGCGCACGCTGGTGATCGACGCGGACATGCGCCGGCCCACGGCGCACAAGAACTTCGGCCTGGAGCGCAACATCGGCCTGTCGGGCCTGCTTTCCGGCAACCAGGCCGCGGCGGGCACGGTCTCGGACACGGACATCGAGAATCTCTACGTGCTCAGCGCCGGCCCCATTCCGCCCAATCCCGCCGAGTTGCTGGCCAGCGACGCCATGGTGCGGCTGGTGGAGTGGGCGCGCCGGGAGTACGACTTCGTGGTCATCGACACGCCGCCCGTGGTGCCCGTGACGGACCCCACCATCCTCTCGCGGCTGGTGGACGCCGTGATCCTGGTGGTGCGCAGCAATTCCAGCCACCGCCGGGAATTGACCGAAGCGCTGAACCGGCTGGAGAGCAGCGAGGGCGCCGTCCTGGGGGCCGTGCTCAACGACTACGACCTGAAGCGCGTCTACGGCAGCTACTATTACTACTACCACTACTACAACCGCTACTACTACTACGGCGACCAGAAGCGCGGCAGCCGCAAGGAAGTGCCGGGTGCGCGGCGGCGGCGCAGCAAGGTGCCCGTCTGA
- a CDS encoding 50S ribosomal protein L25, giving the protein MGAITLEALNRDRLGKGGARTTRRGELVPVVVYGKNLETRHLSVKAHALEMALQHHARVVELKTADGALHNCLIRDIQRHPVSEAVLHVDFMAVENEQRVVTELPVVLIGNPIGVKQGGQVRRLINKVRVSCKVSDIPAFFEIDITNLEAGGNVLVRDLGTPTLKLLNPDHVAVVQITKMRTK; this is encoded by the coding sequence ATGGGTGCCATTACCCTTGAAGCCCTGAATCGCGATCGCCTTGGCAAGGGCGGCGCCCGGACCACCCGTCGCGGCGAACTGGTGCCCGTGGTGGTCTACGGCAAGAACCTCGAAACCCGGCACCTGTCGGTGAAGGCCCACGCCCTCGAGATGGCCCTGCAGCACCACGCCCGCGTGGTGGAGCTGAAGACGGCCGACGGCGCGCTCCACAACTGCCTGATCCGCGACATCCAGCGCCACCCCGTCTCCGAGGCCGTGCTGCACGTGGACTTCATGGCCGTGGAGAACGAGCAGCGCGTGGTGACCGAGCTGCCCGTGGTGCTCATCGGCAACCCCATCGGCGTCAAGCAGGGCGGCCAGGTCCGCCGGCTGATCAACAAGGTGCGGGTCTCCTGCAAGGTCTCGGACATCCCGGCCTTCTTCGAGATCGACATCACCAACCTCGAAGCCGGCGGCAACGTGTTGGTGCGGGATCTGGGCACGCCCACCCTGAAGCTGCTCAACCCCGACCACGTGGCTGTGGTGCAGATCACCAAGATGCGCACCAAGTAA
- the ispE gene encoding 4-(cytidine 5'-diphospho)-2-C-methyl-D-erythritol kinase: MGQEWLEGRAPAKLNLGLRILGRRPDGFHELESVFVPLELHDTLRLRPAERDLFRCSDPALPAGADNLVLKALAAWRTAARAAGLPGADQPVELELHKRIPAGAGLGGGSSDAAACLKLLNACFAPGLELSQLQNLCLTLGSDVPFFLSADWAHVTGRGEVLTPLAPLFEDVVVLVWPGLHVSTAWAYSCLSASLTKQGLYASFQGSHGFIPDPGDAAGWPGNDFESVVFAAFPVLAGLKQILRKSGARYAAMSGSGSALYGLFDSVQSASRATQQLETMVPVVLLTRPASAVSP, translated from the coding sequence ATGGGGCAGGAATGGCTGGAGGGCCGGGCTCCGGCCAAGCTCAACCTGGGGCTGCGGATCCTGGGCCGGCGGCCCGACGGCTTCCACGAGCTGGAGTCGGTGTTCGTCCCGCTGGAGCTGCACGACACGCTGCGCCTGCGCCCGGCGGAGCGCGACCTCTTCCGCTGCAGCGACCCCGCCCTGCCCGCCGGAGCGGACAACCTCGTCCTGAAAGCCCTCGCGGCCTGGCGGACGGCCGCCCGCGCCGCCGGTCTGCCGGGGGCCGACCAGCCGGTGGAGCTGGAGCTCCACAAGCGCATCCCCGCCGGGGCCGGGTTGGGCGGCGGCAGCAGCGACGCCGCGGCCTGCCTCAAGCTGCTCAACGCCTGCTTCGCCCCCGGACTGGAATTGTCCCAATTGCAGAATCTCTGCTTGACCCTCGGAAGCGATGTTCCGTTCTTCCTGTCGGCCGATTGGGCGCATGTCACCGGGCGCGGAGAGGTGTTGACCCCCCTGGCGCCCCTGTTCGAGGACGTGGTGGTCCTGGTCTGGCCCGGCCTGCATGTCTCCACGGCGTGGGCCTACTCCTGCTTGTCCGCTTCATTGACAAAGCAGGGGCTCTACGCTAGTTTCCAAGGTTCCCATGGATTCATTCCGGATCCTGGGGATGCGGCGGGTTGGCCGGGCAACGATTTCGAGTCCGTGGTCTTCGCCGCGTTTCCGGTTTTGGCAGGGTTGAAGCAAATCCTGCGGAAATCCGGGGCCCGCTACGCCGCCATGTCGGGGAGCGGGTCCGCGCTTTACGGACTCTTTGACAGCGTGCAGTCGGCTTCGCGTGCCACACAGCAACTGGAGACCATGGTTCCGGTCGTCCTGCTGACTCGTCCAGCCAGCGCAGTCTCCCCATAG
- a CDS encoding ribose-phosphate pyrophosphokinase yields MTELRIFSGEISRSLAVKIAHSLGVPLGDVDLRRFSDGELYVKYQDNIRGADVFLVQSTLAPADNLMQLLLMLDAAKRASARRITCVIPYFGYARQDRKDQPRVSIAAKLVADLLTTAGADRVLTMDLHAEQIQGFFNIPFDHLYGRAVLLPHLESLQLEQPTVLAPDIGSVKMARAYAKRLSAELAIVDKRRPAPNVAEVMNLIGDVRDRNVIIVDDMADTAGTMTQSVKVAMNLGALSVTCACTHALLSGQAVERINAAPLREIIVTDTIPFREDLGVEKLRVLSVAPIFAEAIRMIHDERSIATLFG; encoded by the coding sequence GTGACGGAACTGCGCATCTTCTCCGGCGAGATCTCCCGGAGTCTGGCGGTGAAAATCGCCCATTCCCTGGGAGTTCCCCTGGGCGACGTGGATCTGCGGCGCTTCTCGGACGGCGAGTTGTACGTCAAGTACCAGGACAACATCCGCGGTGCCGACGTCTTCCTGGTCCAGTCCACCCTGGCGCCCGCCGACAATCTGATGCAGTTGCTGCTGATGCTGGACGCGGCCAAGCGGGCCAGCGCCCGGCGCATCACCTGCGTCATCCCGTACTTCGGCTACGCCCGGCAGGACCGCAAGGACCAGCCGCGCGTGTCCATCGCGGCCAAGCTGGTGGCGGACCTGTTGACCACCGCCGGGGCCGACCGGGTGCTGACCATGGACCTGCACGCCGAGCAGATCCAGGGCTTCTTCAACATTCCCTTCGACCACTTGTATGGTCGGGCGGTGTTGCTGCCCCATCTGGAGTCGCTCCAGCTGGAGCAGCCCACGGTGCTGGCGCCGGACATCGGCTCCGTGAAGATGGCGCGGGCCTATGCCAAGCGCCTGAGCGCCGAGCTGGCCATCGTGGACAAGCGGCGGCCGGCGCCCAACGTGGCCGAGGTGATGAACCTGATCGGCGACGTGCGCGACCGCAACGTGATCATCGTGGACGACATGGCCGACACGGCCGGCACGATGACCCAGAGCGTCAAGGTGGCCATGAACCTGGGCGCGCTCAGCGTCACCTGCGCCTGCACGCACGCGCTGCTCTCGGGGCAGGCCGTGGAGCGCATCAACGCGGCGCCGCTGCGCGAGATCATTGTGACGGATACGATTCCCTTCCGGGAGGACCTGGGCGTGGAGAAGCTGCGCGTGCTGAGCGTGGCGCCCATTTTCGCCGAGGCCATCCGGATGATTCATGACGAACGGTCCATCGCGACCCTGTTCGGCTGA
- a CDS encoding insulinase family protein, translating to MFTLIRQTPVPAFGLQVFEYRHQASGARHIHLQLPGELHAFDLSFRTLPSDEGGVAHILEHCVLEGSRRFPVPGMFHKRSSSSFSAFSNAQTGRDQTSYLFHTPLRKDFDQLLEMYLDACFFPLLAPETFAQEGHRLEPIDPADPASPLQLTGVVFNEMKANYANPVSRVVRGLLAALHPGTPYALDSGGNPAAIPGLGYEDFLAFHRRYYCPANARFHYCGPLAPGELQERLEELVLGPLSRTPGTPAPLPGWSEWAPKPLEVELPFPYSGQGAERMGLGVLAWRLGRNAGLEDELICQVLMNWLGGSSEAPLVRLILESGMGGPLTTLLHVGLEPLLLLGAQGMECAAMDANLDRLQAELERLADAPLDPALLRALTDQLLLEQRSTEDEDAGPGAFPMLLIDRVREAGRLEQDPLERLNPALVLERLRGRLCDPDFMRAELRARVLEPSGLVRLRARPDEGLGLREAEAERALLAAREAELDTAARAGLAQAARRLQLHRDDHSRDGMIPLLHLEDVDRGLVRDPLESFAAPGLLLRAQSTAANGLCHLDLEVELPPCSAEAARAAHWLGYLPEFGYGNLSHEQADLRRRSLGAPLEADYQLFSDARDADRLQGSLRLRGHCAAELAPDYAGMMRLTLEAPRLDDDARWQQFLRSRATDWRRSAAGPQVHSHLWQALGAAQSRQGWLQNQVHGFPGLRCLWAALEQEETPALLEQIRTRGHEAARAPRQALLAADPDVLDGMRARLEADWSREAAPVDAALPEWVEERAPRAWLTDSTVSYAGISWRGLPRAHPDWPLLRVAAGLLESQYLHARIREQGGAYGAFAQSANGCFHCSTYRDPRLRESLEDLRGVWDWLQSAEIPARKVEEAALASLKGLLLAQSPVARVRLRLERERQGLDQELLEQNIRRLRAVDLDELRAVAREVIDPASESVVVVCAREKLRQDGLQGFLEEEI from the coding sequence ATGTTCACCTTGATCCGCCAGACTCCGGTGCCGGCCTTCGGCCTGCAGGTCTTCGAGTACCGCCACCAGGCCAGCGGGGCGCGCCACATCCACCTGCAGCTGCCCGGGGAGTTGCACGCCTTCGATCTGAGCTTCCGCACGCTGCCCTCCGACGAGGGCGGCGTGGCCCATATCCTGGAGCACTGCGTGCTGGAGGGCAGCCGGCGCTTCCCCGTGCCGGGCATGTTCCACAAGCGCAGCTCCAGCTCCTTCTCGGCCTTTTCCAACGCCCAGACGGGCCGGGACCAGACCAGCTACCTGTTCCACACGCCCCTGCGCAAGGACTTCGACCAGCTGCTGGAGATGTACCTGGACGCCTGCTTCTTTCCGCTGCTGGCGCCGGAGACCTTCGCCCAGGAGGGACACCGGTTGGAGCCCATCGACCCCGCGGATCCGGCCTCGCCCCTCCAGCTCACCGGCGTGGTCTTCAACGAAATGAAGGCCAACTACGCCAATCCCGTCAGCCGCGTGGTGCGCGGGCTGCTGGCCGCGCTGCATCCCGGCACGCCCTATGCGCTGGACTCCGGCGGCAATCCGGCGGCGATCCCCGGACTGGGCTATGAGGATTTCCTGGCCTTCCACCGCCGCTACTACTGCCCGGCCAACGCCCGCTTCCACTACTGCGGTCCGCTGGCGCCCGGCGAGCTGCAGGAGCGACTGGAAGAGCTGGTGCTGGGGCCGCTCTCCCGAACGCCCGGCACGCCGGCCCCGCTGCCCGGCTGGAGCGAGTGGGCGCCCAAGCCGCTGGAGGTGGAGCTGCCCTTCCCATACAGCGGGCAAGGCGCGGAGCGGATGGGCCTGGGCGTGCTGGCCTGGCGGTTGGGGCGCAACGCCGGGCTGGAGGACGAGCTGATCTGCCAGGTGCTGATGAACTGGCTGGGCGGATCCAGCGAGGCGCCGCTGGTGCGTCTGATTCTTGAGTCGGGCATGGGCGGACCGCTGACCACGCTGCTCCATGTGGGCCTGGAACCCCTGCTGCTGCTGGGAGCCCAGGGCATGGAGTGTGCCGCCATGGACGCCAACCTCGACCGTCTGCAGGCCGAGCTGGAGCGGTTGGCGGACGCGCCGCTGGACCCGGCCCTGCTGCGCGCGCTGACCGACCAGCTTTTGCTGGAGCAGCGCAGCACCGAGGACGAGGACGCCGGCCCGGGCGCCTTCCCCATGCTGCTGATCGACCGCGTGCGCGAAGCCGGCCGCTTGGAGCAGGATCCCCTGGAGCGGTTGAACCCGGCCCTGGTGCTGGAGCGGCTGCGCGGGCGCCTCTGCGATCCGGACTTCATGCGGGCCGAGTTGCGGGCCCGGGTGCTGGAGCCCAGCGGACTGGTGCGCCTGCGGGCGCGGCCCGACGAGGGCCTGGGACTGCGCGAGGCGGAGGCCGAGCGGGCCCTGCTGGCCGCACGGGAGGCGGAGCTGGATACCGCCGCGCGCGCCGGACTGGCCCAGGCGGCCCGGCGCCTGCAGTTGCACCGCGACGACCACAGCCGCGACGGGATGATTCCGCTGCTGCATCTGGAAGACGTGGATCGCGGGCTGGTGCGGGATCCCCTGGAGTCCTTCGCCGCGCCGGGCCTGCTGCTGCGGGCCCAGTCCACGGCCGCCAACGGGCTCTGCCACCTGGATCTCGAGGTGGAGCTGCCGCCCTGTTCGGCCGAGGCGGCCCGGGCCGCCCATTGGCTCGGCTATCTGCCGGAATTCGGCTACGGCAACCTGTCCCACGAGCAGGCGGACCTGCGCCGCCGCAGCCTGGGCGCGCCCCTGGAGGCTGACTATCAGCTCTTCAGCGACGCCCGCGACGCGGACCGCCTGCAGGGCAGCCTGCGCCTGCGCGGGCACTGCGCGGCGGAGCTGGCCCCCGACTACGCTGGGATGATGCGCCTGACCCTCGAGGCGCCGCGCCTGGACGACGACGCGCGCTGGCAGCAGTTCCTGCGCAGCCGGGCCACCGACTGGCGGCGGAGCGCCGCGGGTCCGCAGGTCCACAGCCACCTGTGGCAGGCCCTGGGGGCGGCCCAGAGTCGCCAAGGCTGGCTGCAAAACCAGGTGCATGGCTTTCCCGGCCTGCGCTGCCTGTGGGCCGCGCTGGAGCAGGAGGAGACGCCGGCCCTGCTGGAGCAGATCCGCACCCGCGGGCACGAGGCCGCCCGGGCGCCGCGCCAGGCCCTGCTGGCCGCCGATCCCGACGTGCTGGACGGGATGCGCGCCCGGCTCGAAGCGGACTGGAGCCGCGAGGCCGCGCCCGTGGACGCAGCGCTGCCGGAGTGGGTGGAGGAGCGGGCCCCCCGGGCCTGGTTGACGGATTCCACCGTCAGCTACGCGGGCATCTCCTGGCGCGGCCTGCCCCGGGCCCATCCGGACTGGCCCCTGCTGCGGGTGGCGGCCGGACTGTTGGAATCCCAGTACCTGCACGCGCGCATCCGCGAGCAGGGCGGGGCCTACGGCGCCTTCGCCCAGAGCGCCAACGGCTGTTTCCACTGCAGCACCTACCGGGATCCCCGGCTGCGCGAGTCGCTGGAGGACTTGCGGGGCGTCTGGGACTGGCTACAGAGCGCGGAGATCCCCGCCCGCAAGGTGGAGGAGGCCGCGCTGGCCAGCCTGAAGGGCCTGCTGCTGGCCCAGTCCCCCGTGGCCCGTGTGCGCCTGCGGCTGGAGCGCGAGCGCCAGGGGTTGGATCAGGAACTGCTGGAGCAGAACATCCGCCGCCTGCGCGCCGTGGATCTGGACGAGCTGCGGGCCGTGGCCCGCGAGGTCATCGATCCGGCCAGCGAATCCGTGGTGGTGGTCTGCGCGCGGGAGAAGCTGCGCCAGGACGGCCTGCAGGGCTTCCTCGAGGAGGAGATCTGA
- a CDS encoding lysylphosphatidylglycerol synthase transmembrane domain-containing protein codes for MRRHSALAVLISLFFLYLFAFQPQPGAWFHGSLDWRAAFFSSRVDWPQVGRLLLDLRPLPFLGALLCLVLSLVIRAWRWRVISGPLDRVPLVRMFHLTNLGYMANNLLPMRLGEVLRAGALSARSRIPMAGALATIVLERVLDMAGALGVLLLMLLLQGELFAVGTAGSEDGLAMLSRFRGLLPLLGGVTCLGLGLLAGLVIWRQRFLDRVEGLLLRFLPRKVANRLCGLFHSFARGLEILRSPWEALLLLVLTGLLNACYLASLGAMIHAYHLGDVLPAFHAAPVASLLLLLVFVSLGYMIPAAPGAFGTVQYFTALAMGLLGAGTEQAMSFALGNHLITWLLLTLLGLLALPLLRLSFADLMQWKEKGA; via the coding sequence ATGCGACGCCATAGCGCCCTGGCCGTCCTGATCTCGCTGTTCTTCCTCTATTTGTTCGCCTTCCAGCCCCAGCCCGGCGCCTGGTTCCACGGCAGCCTGGATTGGCGCGCGGCCTTCTTCAGCAGCCGCGTGGATTGGCCCCAGGTGGGCCGCCTGCTGCTGGACCTGCGGCCGCTGCCCTTCCTGGGGGCCTTGCTCTGCCTGGTGCTCTCCCTGGTGATCCGGGCCTGGCGCTGGCGTGTGATCAGCGGCCCGCTGGACCGCGTGCCTCTCGTGCGGATGTTCCACCTGACCAACCTGGGCTACATGGCCAACAACCTGCTGCCTATGCGGCTGGGCGAGGTGCTGCGGGCCGGCGCCCTCAGCGCGCGCAGCCGGATTCCCATGGCCGGGGCCCTGGCCACCATCGTGCTGGAGCGCGTGCTGGACATGGCCGGCGCGCTGGGCGTGCTGCTGCTGATGCTGCTGCTCCAGGGCGAGCTGTTCGCCGTCGGGACCGCCGGCAGCGAGGACGGGCTGGCCATGCTCTCGCGCTTTCGGGGCCTGCTGCCGCTGCTGGGCGGCGTGACCTGCCTGGGACTCGGCCTGCTGGCCGGGCTGGTGATCTGGCGCCAGCGCTTCCTGGACCGGGTGGAGGGCCTGCTGCTGCGCTTTCTGCCCCGCAAGGTGGCCAACCGCCTCTGCGGGCTGTTCCACAGTTTCGCCCGGGGCCTGGAGATCCTGCGCTCGCCCTGGGAGGCCCTCCTGCTGCTGGTTCTCACCGGGCTGCTGAACGCGTGCTACCTTGCCTCCCTGGGGGCCATGATCCACGCTTATCACCTGGGAGACGTGCTGCCGGCTTTCCACGCGGCGCCGGTGGCCTCCCTGCTGCTCCTCCTGGTCTTCGTCAGTCTGGGTTACATGATCCCCGCCGCGCCCGGCGCCTTCGGCACCGTGCAGTACTTCACGGCGCTGGCCATGGGCCTGCTGGGGGCGGGAACGGAGCAGGCCATGAGTTTTGCCCTGGGCAACCATTTGATCACCTGGCTGCTGCTGACGCTGCTGGGCCTGCTGGCGCTGCCCCTGCTCCGGTTGAGTTTTGCCGATCTCATGCAATGGAAGGAGAAGGGGGCTTGA
- a CDS encoding ATP-binding protein has product MYIQRQMTQVAAELAGNFPILTLTGPRQSGKTTLARQAFPQLAHVNLEEPQVRAQALADPRGFLGRFPEGVLLDEIQRAPELLSTVQVLVDADERPGRFVLTGSEQLGLRQAVSQSLAGRTALLHLLPLSMAELSAAGLLPEFPELLFSGFYPRIHAAKLPPYAAHSAYIQTYLERDVRLQGEIRLLSHFQRFLTLCAGRVGQLLNLNSLAGEVGVAASTLRQWLSVLEAAYIVFLLPPWHANIGKRLVKMPKLYFHDVGLAAFLLGVEEARQLANHPLAGALFENLVVGEFVKARFNSGLRSNLSFYRDHGGHEVDLVADSAEGPLLVEIKSAQTLHEEFTRGFTAFEKATGRPARNRWIVYAGESVDAAFGARAIQVRQVGHVLADSPRA; this is encoded by the coding sequence ATGTACATCCAACGCCAAATGACACAAGTTGCCGCGGAACTGGCCGGCAACTTCCCCATCCTGACCCTCACCGGTCCGCGCCAGTCGGGCAAGACCACCCTGGCCCGCCAGGCCTTCCCCCAGTTGGCCCATGTCAATCTTGAGGAGCCACAGGTTCGAGCCCAGGCCTTGGCCGATCCCCGTGGCTTCCTCGGACGCTTCCCGGAGGGCGTGCTGCTGGACGAAATCCAGCGGGCCCCGGAGCTGCTCAGCACCGTGCAAGTGCTGGTGGATGCCGACGAGCGGCCTGGGCGCTTCGTGCTCACCGGCAGCGAGCAACTGGGGCTGCGCCAGGCCGTGTCCCAATCGCTGGCGGGCCGCACGGCCCTGTTGCACCTGCTGCCCCTCAGCATGGCCGAACTGTCCGCGGCCGGTTTGCTGCCAGAGTTCCCGGAGCTGCTCTTCAGCGGGTTCTACCCGCGCATCCATGCCGCCAAGCTGCCGCCCTACGCCGCGCATTCCGCGTACATCCAAACCTACCTGGAGCGGGATGTACGCCTGCAAGGGGAGATCCGCCTGCTGTCCCACTTCCAGCGCTTCCTGACCCTCTGTGCCGGACGGGTGGGGCAATTGCTCAATCTGAACTCCCTGGCCGGCGAGGTGGGCGTGGCGGCATCCACCCTGCGCCAGTGGTTGAGCGTGCTGGAGGCGGCCTACATCGTGTTCCTGCTGCCGCCCTGGCATGCCAACATCGGCAAGCGCCTGGTGAAGATGCCCAAGCTCTATTTCCACGATGTGGGGCTGGCGGCCTTTCTGCTGGGGGTGGAAGAGGCGCGGCAATTGGCCAACCATCCCCTGGCCGGCGCGCTGTTCGAGAACCTGGTGGTGGGCGAGTTCGTCAAGGCGCGCTTCAACTCGGGGTTGCGCAGCAACCTCAGCTTCTACCGCGACCATGGAGGCCACGAGGTGGATCTGGTGGCGGACTCCGCTGAAGGTCCCCTGCTGGTGGAGATCAAGTCCGCCCAGACCCTCCACGAAGAGTTCACCCGGGGATTCACAGCCTTCGAGAAGGCCACGGGCCGCCCTGCCCGCAACCGCTGGATCGTGTACGCCGGGGAAAGCGTGGACGCCGCCTTCGGTGCCCGGGCCATCCAGGTGCGGCAGGTGGGTCACGTGTTGGCGGATTCGCCTCGCGCTTGA
- a CDS encoding SpoVG family protein has protein sequence MRITEVNVNLRDEERLKAFVNITFDDVFVIRGLKVIEGQRGVFVCMPSRRMDDGSHRDIAHPISNEFRQEIEEQVLAAYHRLASGQAPPPSGTETAAESGA, from the coding sequence ATGAGAATCACCGAAGTCAACGTGAATCTGCGAGATGAGGAGCGGCTGAAAGCCTTTGTCAACATCACCTTCGACGATGTCTTCGTGATCCGGGGATTGAAGGTGATCGAAGGCCAGCGGGGGGTGTTCGTGTGCATGCCCAGTCGTCGGATGGACGACGGCAGCCACCGGGACATCGCGCACCCGATCAGCAACGAATTCCGGCAGGAAATCGAAGAACAGGTTTTGGCGGCGTACCACCGACTGGCGTCTGGTCAGGCGCCTCCGCCCTCCGGGACGGAGACGGCAGCGGAATCCGGCGCATAG
- the pth gene encoding aminoacyl-tRNA hydrolase, with translation MHVILGLGNPGLRYRNTWHNLGFMLVERLAGAAGFRSGRGSYLECRLQLEGHDVLLVKPTTFMNLSGQAAAEVSAFYKVDVADLLVVFDDMDLPLGELRFRESGSGGNHNGMSHVVQHLGPRVARLRLGFRPPRTVESAQWKSFVLAPIPESVRGAVTDMLEEAESGVRILLRSGIREAMNRCNRSARERLGGDPAAD, from the coding sequence ATGCACGTCATTCTGGGTCTCGGGAATCCCGGGTTGCGCTACCGAAACACGTGGCACAACCTGGGATTCATGCTTGTCGAGCGGTTGGCCGGCGCCGCGGGATTCCGCAGCGGGCGCGGCTCCTATCTGGAGTGCCGCCTGCAGCTGGAGGGCCACGACGTGCTGCTGGTCAAGCCCACGACCTTCATGAACCTCTCGGGCCAGGCGGCGGCGGAGGTCAGCGCCTTCTACAAGGTAGACGTGGCGGATCTGCTGGTGGTCTTCGACGACATGGACCTGCCGCTGGGCGAGCTGCGCTTCCGCGAGAGCGGCAGCGGCGGCAACCACAACGGGATGAGCCACGTGGTCCAGCACCTGGGACCCCGGGTGGCCCGCCTGCGGCTGGGCTTCCGGCCCCCGCGCACGGTGGAATCCGCCCAGTGGAAGTCCTTCGTGCTGGCGCCCATCCCCGAGTCCGTCCGCGGCGCGGTGACGGACATGCTGGAAGAGGCCGAGAGCGGCGTGCGCATCCTGCTGCGCAGCGGAATCCGCGAGGCCATGAATCGCTGCAACCGCTCGGCCCGGGAACGCCTGGGCGGCGACCCCGCCGCCGACTGA